The following are encoded in a window of Bacteroides sp. AN502(2024) genomic DNA:
- a CDS encoding YccF domain-containing protein yields the protein MGCFMNLLWLLLGGIFTAVEYLISSLLMMLTIIGIPFGMQTLKLAGLALWPFGKEVRSGTRSGGCLYILMNILWIFLGGIWICLSHLAFGVILCITIIGIPFGLQHFKLAALSLSPFGKDIVTV from the coding sequence ATGGGCTGTTTTATGAATCTATTGTGGCTGTTGCTTGGTGGTATCTTTACTGCCGTTGAATACCTCATTTCGAGTTTATTGATGATGCTGACCATTATCGGCATTCCTTTTGGTATGCAAACCTTGAAGTTGGCCGGACTTGCTTTATGGCCTTTCGGTAAGGAAGTCAGAAGTGGAACCCGTTCCGGTGGTTGCCTCTATATCTTGATGAATATCCTGTGGATATTTCTGGGAGGCATTTGGATCTGCCTGTCCCATTTGGCTTTTGGGGTTATATTGTGCATTACCATTATTGGAATCCCTTTTGGATTGCAACACTTCAAGTTGGCGGCTTTGTCACTGTCACCTTTCGGGAAAGACATTGTAACAGTGTAA
- the cas1 gene encoding CRISPR-associated endonuclease Cas1 has product MELILNTFGVSLNRDNEGFVITHKEGRQRIPADGIRTIQISRGAQITSDAVLLAIEHEIEILFVDKAGKPIGRIWSPKYGSISTIRKGQLNFTFSKDSLSWIKDIICRKIENQQALLLMMRTEDSVANRKREKSLSRLEDYRTKITSISGEIVSDVSSQLRGWEGVASKIYFETLNDYIPDEYHFKCRSQHPAMDVVNAFLNYGYGMLYGKIEGALIKAGIDPYIGILHRDDYNRPVLVYDVIEIYRIWVDYVVYSLIVQRVVTDEYYSIREDGSYWLEGLGRRVLIQSLNDYLDEVVTVKGVSRSRLTQIQLYAQDLAQMFKKYE; this is encoded by the coding sequence ATGGAACTTATTTTAAATACTTTCGGTGTATCTTTAAATCGTGATAATGAAGGATTTGTAATCACTCATAAAGAGGGAAGACAACGTATACCAGCTGATGGGATACGAACGATACAAATAAGTCGTGGTGCGCAGATAACAAGTGATGCGGTACTGCTGGCTATTGAACATGAAATAGAAATCTTGTTTGTGGATAAAGCGGGTAAGCCCATTGGTCGTATTTGGAGTCCTAAATATGGTTCTATCTCTACGATTCGTAAGGGACAACTGAATTTTACATTTTCAAAAGATTCTTTATCATGGATAAAGGATATTATATGTAGGAAGATAGAAAATCAACAAGCATTATTATTGATGATGCGTACGGAGGATTCGGTAGCCAATCGTAAACGTGAAAAAAGTTTGTCCCGTTTGGAGGATTATCGGACTAAAATAACTTCTATCAGTGGAGAGATAGTTTCGGATGTCTCTTCTCAGTTAAGAGGTTGGGAGGGGGTGGCTTCAAAGATTTATTTTGAAACACTGAATGATTATATACCTGACGAATATCATTTTAAATGTCGTTCTCAACATCCGGCAATGGATGTTGTAAATGCATTTTTAAATTATGGTTATGGTATGTTGTATGGAAAAATAGAAGGAGCCTTAATAAAGGCAGGAATTGATCCGTATATAGGTATTCTTCATCGTGATGATTACAATCGTCCAGTCTTGGTATACGATGTAATAGAAATTTATAGAATTTGGGTTGATTATGTTGTTTATAGCCTGATTGTTCAGCGAGTAGTGACGGATGAATATTACTCTATTCGTGAGGATGGTTCTTATTGGCTTGAAGGATTAGGACGGAGAGTATTGATTCAATCCCTGAATGATTATTTGGACGAGGTTGTGACAGTAAAGGGAGTTTCTCGTTCTCGGTTAACTCAAATACAACTATATGCTCAGGATTTAGCTCAAATGTTTAAGAAATATGAATAG
- a CDS encoding HepT-like ribonuclease domain-containing protein has product MVHHYFDVDADEIYRICKEDIIPLHQMIKRIMNDLR; this is encoded by the coding sequence ATAGTTCATCATTATTTTGACGTAGATGCTGATGAAATCTATCGTATTTGTAAAGAGGATATCATACCTCTGCATCAGATGATAAAACGGATAATGAACGATTTACGATAG
- the bcp gene encoding thioredoxin-dependent thiol peroxidase, whose product MINVGDKVPEVLGINEKGEEIRISAYKGKKVVLYFYPKDSTSGCTAQACNLRDNYSELRKAGYEVIGVSVDNEKSHQKFIEKNNLPFTLIADTDKKLVEEFGVWGEKKLYGRAYMGTFRTTFLINEEGIVERIITPKEVKTKEHASQILNQ is encoded by the coding sequence ATGATAAATGTAGGAGATAAAGTACCGGAAGTCTTGGGCATCAATGAAAAAGGTGAAGAAATCCGTATAAGCGCTTATAAAGGAAAAAAGGTTGTGTTGTACTTCTACCCGAAGGACAGTACGTCAGGTTGCACCGCACAAGCGTGTAACCTGCGCGACAACTATTCCGAATTACGTAAAGCCGGCTATGAAGTAATCGGTGTCAGTGTAGACAACGAAAAGTCGCACCAAAAATTTATCGAGAAGAACAATCTTCCTTTTACCCTGATTGCTGACACTGACAAAAAGTTAGTGGAAGAGTTTGGCGTATGGGGAGAAAAGAAATTGTACGGACGTGCTTACATGGGCACTTTCCGCACTACTTTCCTGATTAATGAAGAGGGAATCGTAGAACGGATTATCACTCCTAAAGAAGTAAAGACCAAAGAACATGCCTCACAGATTTTAAATCAATAA
- a CDS encoding YeiH family protein yields the protein MISTVTKTLQANNKMIYVVLLSTLTFFLFLDYIPGLEAWSVWVTPPVALFLGLIFALTCGQAHPKFNKKASKYLLQYSVVGLGFGMNLHSALASGKEGMEFTVISVIGTLVIGWFIGRKLFKIDRNTAYLISSGTAICGGSAIAAVGPVLKAKDSEMSVALGTIFILNAIALFIFPAIGHALNMDQQQFGTWAAIAIHDTSSVVGAGAAYGEEALKVATTIKLTRALWIIPVAFATSFVFKSKGQKISIPWFIFFFVLAMVVNTYLLDGVPQLGAAINGIARKTLTITMFFIGASLSMDVLKAVGIKPLVQGVLLWIVISLSTLAYIYFV from the coding sequence ATGATTTCAACAGTTACAAAAACTTTGCAGGCAAATAATAAAATGATTTATGTCGTACTGCTTTCCACTCTGACTTTCTTCCTGTTTTTAGACTATATTCCGGGATTGGAAGCATGGTCGGTTTGGGTTACTCCTCCGGTTGCTTTGTTCCTCGGACTTATTTTTGCATTAACCTGCGGACAAGCACATCCAAAGTTTAATAAGAAAGCATCGAAATATCTGTTGCAGTATTCAGTAGTAGGGTTGGGATTCGGTATGAATCTTCATTCTGCTTTGGCTTCAGGAAAGGAAGGTATGGAATTTACGGTCATTTCGGTAATCGGAACATTGGTGATTGGCTGGTTCATCGGACGTAAGTTGTTTAAAATAGACCGGAATACTGCCTATCTTATCAGCTCGGGGACCGCTATCTGTGGTGGTAGTGCTATCGCAGCTGTGGGACCGGTGTTGAAAGCGAAGGACAGTGAAATGTCTGTGGCATTAGGTACAATCTTTATCTTGAATGCTATTGCACTTTTCATCTTTCCTGCCATTGGTCATGCGTTGAATATGGATCAACAACAGTTCGGAACATGGGCGGCGATTGCCATTCATGATACCAGTTCGGTGGTCGGTGCCGGAGCTGCGTACGGTGAAGAAGCCTTGAAGGTAGCTACCACTATCAAACTGACTCGTGCTCTTTGGATAATACCTGTGGCTTTTGCTACTTCATTTGTTTTTAAGAGCAAAGGACAAAAGATCAGCATTCCCTGGTTTATCTTCTTTTTTGTATTGGCAATGGTGGTGAATACTTATTTGTTGGATGGAGTTCCGCAATTAGGGGCAGCTATCAACGGTATTGCCCGTAAGACTTTGACGATTACTATGTTCTTTATCGGAGCTTCTCTTTCTATGGATGTGTTAAAGGCTGTTGGGATCAAGCCATTGGTGCAGGGAGTCTTGCTTTGGATAGTGATTAGCTTGAGTACGTTGGCTTATATTTATTTTGTATAA
- a CDS encoding CRISPR-associated primase-polymerase type B produces MLSAGSNIVSPSETLKKVTIEYLYYSLRNPKPDVEAHIRQLRIIRDLDKEQYSLLKKQLPYVVCGMFNPSYRKTENFAYTEYFIIDIDHFSEKGFDIQTMRKQIESDERVVLSFISPGEDGLKVLFKLKERCYDAGIYKLFYKSFLRDFAIMYHLEQVLDERTCDVCRACFISVDFDAFYREDAVPVDLNTYLPVSDVVSMFDLKHELECEMKEKKVTTVLEEKIKDPEKEVMDKIKGLLNPKVSKNSLKKRPYVPEYLEEIMNDLKIYIEKTGVVVYEIINIQYAKKIRCKVGLRMAEINLFYGKHGFSVVQSPRCGTSEDLNYLISELIVNYLSTI; encoded by the coding sequence ATGTTATCAGCAGGTTCTAATATAGTATCTCCTTCGGAAACTTTAAAAAAGGTTACCATAGAATATCTTTATTATAGCCTTAGAAATCCTAAACCGGATGTTGAGGCTCATATTCGTCAACTGCGTATTATACGTGATTTGGATAAGGAACAGTATTCTTTATTAAAGAAACAGTTACCTTATGTTGTATGTGGAATGTTCAATCCGTCTTATCGTAAAACGGAAAATTTTGCTTATACAGAGTATTTTATTATAGATATTGATCATTTTTCAGAGAAGGGTTTTGATATTCAAACGATGCGTAAGCAAATAGAGAGTGATGAGCGTGTAGTATTGTCTTTCATTTCTCCTGGAGAAGATGGATTGAAGGTGTTGTTTAAGTTGAAAGAGCGTTGTTATGATGCGGGGATTTATAAGCTGTTTTATAAATCGTTTCTGCGTGATTTTGCGATAATGTATCATTTGGAGCAAGTGCTGGATGAGCGTACTTGTGATGTGTGCCGAGCATGTTTTATCAGTGTTGATTTTGATGCCTTTTATAGGGAAGATGCGGTACCTGTAGATCTAAATACTTATTTACCAGTTTCGGATGTCGTTTCAATGTTTGACTTGAAACATGAATTGGAGTGTGAAATGAAAGAAAAGAAGGTAACTACAGTATTGGAAGAGAAAATAAAAGATCCAGAAAAGGAGGTTATGGATAAAATAAAGGGATTGCTAAATCCTAAGGTTTCCAAAAATAGTTTGAAGAAAAGACCTTATGTGCCTGAATATTTAGAGGAGATAATGAATGACCTAAAAATATACATTGAGAAGACTGGAGTGGTGGTTTATGAAATAATCAATATTCAGTATGCTAAGAAAATAAGGTGTAAAGTGGGATTACGCATGGCTGAAATTAATTTATTTTATGGTAAGCATGGCTTTAGTGTGGTGCAATCTCCACGTTGTGGAACATCTGAAGATTTGAATTATTTGATATCTGAGTTGATAGTGAATTATTTATCTACAATATAA
- the cas2 gene encoding CRISPR-associated endonuclease Cas2 — protein sequence MSKNRRKEMTFLEKMAKLKHAGFENAKMIGQQSIDLSSIEELDERIKQILGILSVTNRNPLNMLFFVMYDIESDKVRYQIVKYLLKKGCHRIQRSIFLADLDTRNYEEIRSSLAEVQSCYDNHDSIMIVPVSTELLRSMKVIGKTIDVDIITKSKNTLFF from the coding sequence ATGAGTAAAAATCGAAGGAAAGAGATGACTTTTTTAGAGAAGATGGCAAAGTTAAAACATGCCGGATTTGAAAATGCAAAAATGATTGGTCAGCAATCAATTGATTTATCTTCGATAGAAGAATTAGATGAACGGATAAAACAAATATTAGGTATATTGAGTGTTACTAATAGAAATCCATTGAATATGTTGTTTTTTGTAATGTATGATATTGAAAGTGACAAAGTGCGTTACCAAATAGTGAAGTATTTGTTAAAAAAAGGGTGCCATCGAATCCAGCGCTCTATTTTCTTGGCAGATTTGGATACACGGAATTATGAAGAGATTCGTTCTTCCTTAGCGGAAGTTCAGTCTTGTTATGATAATCATGATAGTATAATGATTGTTCCTGTTTCTACAGAACTTTTGCGATCAATGAAAGTAATAGGAAAAACAATTGATGTTGACATAATAACAAAGTCTAAAAATACTCTGTTTTTTTAG
- a CDS encoding nucleotidyl transferase AbiEii/AbiGii toxin family protein, whose product MSEIKNYGKSVRARLLNVAKHEEIFFQTILTRYFQERLLYRISQTQYKDNFYLKGGVLMYAYERFAARPTLDIDFLGNRISNDGQRIIDTFKEIYAAECLVDGVAFATDKITAKEITEFKDYHGIRLSIPVTMDTITQVMTMDIGFGDVVTPEPVNLDYPLLLEDLPEANILAYSIETVIAEKMHAIIDLADQSSRMKDYYDLYHLLTGFTFDETILQEAIVRTFQNRHTPYTADTVFFGQDFPNHPEMQIRWSAFLKKSTIKNEISFAEVTRRLQEKLAPYWEAYSKTE is encoded by the coding sequence ATGAGTGAGATAAAAAACTATGGAAAGTCAGTGCGCGCACGCTTGTTGAATGTAGCCAAGCATGAAGAAATCTTCTTCCAGACCATCCTGACCCGATATTTTCAGGAGCGTCTGCTGTATCGTATTTCCCAAACCCAATACAAAGATAACTTCTATCTAAAAGGCGGTGTATTGATGTATGCCTATGAGCGTTTCGCAGCCCGTCCCACCTTGGATATAGATTTTCTTGGCAATAGAATCAGTAACGATGGGCAGCGTATTATCGATACATTCAAGGAAATATATGCTGCGGAATGCCTGGTTGACGGGGTGGCTTTTGCTACCGATAAGATAACTGCCAAAGAAATAACAGAGTTTAAGGATTACCACGGCATCCGACTCAGCATACCTGTAACCATGGATACTATAACGCAGGTGATGACTATGGATATCGGTTTCGGGGATGTCGTTACTCCCGAACCTGTCAATCTTGACTATCCGCTTCTACTTGAAGATTTGCCGGAAGCAAATATCTTGGCATACTCCATTGAGACTGTTATCGCCGAGAAGATGCACGCCATTATAGATCTGGCAGACCAAAGCAGTCGAATGAAGGATTACTATGACCTTTACCATCTTCTCACAGGTTTTACTTTTGATGAGACTATCCTGCAAGAAGCCATTGTGCGTACTTTCCAAAACAGACACACACCTTATACGGCTGATACGGTGTTCTTCGGTCAAGATTTTCCCAATCATCCGGAAATGCAAATTCGTTGGTCGGCTTTCTTGAAGAAATCTACTATTAAAAACGAGATTTCGTTCGCAGAAGTGACAAGGAGGCTGCAAGAAAAACTTGCACCGTATTGGGAAGCATATAGCAAGACAGAATAG
- a CDS encoding DUF3472 domain-containing protein, with protein MKNLCLLALLLCTTVFAQPQQLVVGVSGNGYVTRQQNGARITQKGITHWTNPKSIVSIYFYLHQPTTADLSLYAKGHSEIKVSYGKKSFKVNLQSDDFTKVPVGSIDIRQAGYARIDLQGVSKSGESFGEIKQLIADNVTGKSNYVKDFSDYWGRRGPSVHLGYALPEGDTEWFYNEVTVPKEGETMHSYYMAAGFGEGYFGMQYNSPTERRVLFSVWSPFDTQNPKDIPDDQKIKLLRQGKNVHIGEFGNEGSGGQSYLKYPWKAGNTYKFLMQVRPDGNGNTTYTAYFYATDEKEWKLIASFLRPKTNTWYKRPHSFLENFNPEQGYLSREVIFGNQWARSKEGKWSRLTNATFTHDATGSAQVRLDYQGGNTKDNRFYLKMGGFFNESVPMGTKLYCKPTGKEPEIDWDALQQL; from the coding sequence ATGAAAAATTTATGTTTACTTGCATTACTACTATGCACTACCGTATTTGCACAACCTCAACAACTTGTTGTAGGAGTTTCCGGTAATGGCTATGTAACCCGGCAGCAAAATGGTGCACGAATAACACAAAAGGGAATTACACATTGGACAAATCCGAAAAGTATCGTTAGTATTTACTTCTATTTGCATCAACCGACAACGGCCGATTTGTCACTGTATGCCAAAGGACATTCCGAAATCAAAGTCAGTTATGGAAAAAAGAGTTTCAAAGTCAATCTGCAATCTGATGATTTCACCAAAGTTCCTGTAGGGAGTATCGATATACGACAGGCAGGATATGCTCGTATAGACTTACAAGGAGTCTCCAAAAGTGGCGAGAGTTTCGGAGAAATCAAGCAATTGATAGCAGACAATGTTACAGGTAAAAGTAATTATGTGAAAGACTTCTCTGACTATTGGGGACGCCGTGGTCCTTCCGTCCATTTGGGATACGCGCTACCTGAAGGTGACACTGAATGGTTCTATAATGAAGTCACAGTCCCCAAAGAAGGCGAAACAATGCATAGCTATTACATGGCAGCCGGCTTCGGGGAAGGCTATTTCGGGATGCAATACAACTCCCCGACAGAACGCCGTGTTCTTTTCTCGGTATGGAGTCCTTTTGATACACAAAATCCCAAAGATATTCCAGATGACCAAAAGATTAAACTATTACGCCAAGGCAAAAATGTACACATCGGAGAGTTTGGTAACGAAGGCTCAGGCGGACAAAGTTATCTGAAATATCCCTGGAAAGCCGGTAATACATACAAATTTCTGATGCAAGTCAGACCGGACGGGAATGGTAATACGACCTATACTGCCTATTTCTATGCAACCGATGAAAAAGAATGGAAACTAATAGCCAGTTTCTTACGCCCCAAGACCAACACATGGTATAAACGTCCTCACAGCTTCCTTGAGAATTTCAATCCGGAACAAGGATATTTGTCACGTGAAGTCATCTTCGGCAATCAATGGGCACGCAGTAAAGAAGGTAAATGGTCCCGACTCACTAACGCTACCTTTACACACGATGCAACAGGAAGTGCCCAAGTCCGTCTCGACTATCAAGGTGGTAATACTAAAGACAATCGGTTTTATCTGAAAATGGGAGGCTTCTTTAACGAATCCGTTCCAATGGGAACAAAGCTATATTGCAAGCCAACAGGTAAAGAACCGGAAATTGATTGGGACGCATTGCAACAATTGTAA
- a CDS encoding ATP-binding protein — translation MKYLQRIFDVLLKAHLNAMGAVLIEGPKWCGKTTTAAQYARSIISLQNTDHREEYLATAATKPSFLLEGDVPRLIDEWQDAPMLWDAVRTKVDERGLPGQFILTGSNAVDNSKIHHSGTGRISRMEMLPMSLWEYGESNGSVSLMDMFDNPEKEIFAQSELTMEEIIFSACRGGWPATLNLKDNKAKLLVAKEYIKSVYKNDISRIDGVKRNQKLTRMILKSYARNISTLAKSTSILSDVTAADNIECSRPTFESYIEALEKLFVIMDIEAWCPAIRSKTVVQSRPKRAFCDPSIAVAALDLTPEALMTQLKTFGFIFEQMCARDLRVYSAAYDGALSYYRDRYGLEADLVLHLSDGRYALIECKLGSREINDGAAHLLQLKRLIQEYNEKEKQVPLREPDLLIVMTGGSMAYTRPDGVKVIPLACLKD, via the coding sequence ATGAAATATTTGCAAAGGATTTTTGACGTGCTGTTGAAAGCGCACCTCAACGCAATGGGAGCAGTGCTGATAGAGGGTCCCAAATGGTGCGGAAAGACTACTACTGCCGCTCAGTATGCACGTAGTATCATCAGCCTTCAGAATACCGACCATCGCGAGGAATATTTGGCTACAGCAGCAACAAAACCTTCATTTCTATTGGAAGGCGATGTGCCACGTCTCATTGACGAATGGCAAGATGCCCCTATGCTATGGGATGCTGTAAGAACTAAGGTTGACGAACGAGGACTGCCAGGACAATTCATACTAACCGGTTCAAATGCTGTTGACAATAGCAAAATACATCACAGTGGCACTGGTCGCATTTCGCGAATGGAAATGCTTCCAATGAGTTTGTGGGAGTATGGCGAGTCAAATGGCTCAGTTTCACTCATGGATATGTTTGATAATCCAGAGAAAGAAATCTTCGCTCAATCGGAACTGACAATGGAAGAGATCATCTTTTCGGCATGCAGAGGCGGATGGCCAGCAACGTTAAACCTTAAGGACAACAAGGCGAAGTTGCTTGTTGCTAAAGAATATATCAAATCAGTTTATAAAAATGATATCTCACGCATTGATGGTGTTAAGCGAAATCAAAAGCTTACGCGCATGATACTGAAGTCGTATGCCAGAAACATATCGACGTTGGCAAAAAGCACTTCCATTCTCAGTGATGTGACAGCTGCAGACAACATAGAATGCAGCCGACCAACATTTGAAAGTTATATCGAAGCGTTAGAAAAGCTTTTCGTTATCATGGACATTGAGGCATGGTGTCCAGCGATACGCAGCAAGACAGTTGTACAAAGTCGTCCCAAACGCGCTTTTTGTGATCCATCTATTGCTGTTGCGGCTCTTGACCTGACTCCCGAGGCTTTAATGACGCAACTGAAAACCTTTGGCTTTATCTTTGAACAGATGTGCGCCCGTGATCTCAGAGTCTATTCTGCTGCTTATGATGGTGCACTATCCTATTATCGTGACCGTTATGGACTAGAAGCAGACCTCGTCTTGCATCTTTCGGATGGACGCTATGCACTTATTGAGTGCAAGCTGGGCAGTCGTGAGATTAATGATGGTGCCGCACATCTATTGCAACTCAAACGACTCATACAAGAATATAACGAGAAAGAGAAACAGGTTCCTCTGCGTGAACCCGACCTTCTTATTGTCATGACAGGAGGTAGTATGGCCTACACTCGCCCAGACGGAGTAAAGGTTATCCCACTGGCATGTCTGAAGGATTAA
- a CDS encoding saccharopine dehydrogenase C-terminal domain-containing protein, whose translation MGRVLIIGAGGVGTVVAHKVAQNADVFTDIMIASRTKEKCDKIVEAIGNPNIKTAKVDADNVDELVALFNDFKPEMVINVALPYQDLTIMEACLKAGVNYLDTANYEPKDEAHFEYSWQWAYHDRFKEAGLTAILGCGFDPGVSGIYTAYAAKHYFDKIQYLDIVDCNAGNHHKAFATNFNPEINIREITQNGRYYENGKWVTTGPLEIHKSLTYPNIGPRDSYLLYHEELESLVKHYPTIKRARFWMTFGQEYLTHLRVIQNIGMARIDEVDYNGVKIVPLQFLKAVLPNPQDLGANYEGETSIGCRIRGLKDGKERTYYVYNNCSHQEAYRETGMQGVSYTTGVPAMIGAMMFFKGEWKRPGVNNVEEFNPDPFMEQLNKQGLPWHEEFDKNLEL comes from the coding sequence ATGGGTAGAGTTCTTATTATTGGTGCAGGCGGTGTTGGTACTGTCGTTGCACACAAAGTGGCACAAAATGCCGATGTATTTACAGATATCATGATTGCCAGCCGTACGAAAGAGAAATGCGATAAAATCGTCGAGGCAATAGGTAACCCCAATATAAAAACAGCTAAAGTCGATGCAGACAATGTAGATGAGCTGGTAGCCTTATTCAACGATTTCAAACCGGAAATGGTGATTAATGTGGCTCTCCCCTATCAGGATCTGACTATTATGGAAGCTTGCCTGAAAGCCGGAGTGAACTACCTGGACACCGCTAACTACGAGCCGAAGGATGAAGCTCATTTTGAATACAGCTGGCAATGGGCTTATCACGATCGCTTCAAAGAAGCAGGTCTGACAGCTATCCTCGGTTGCGGATTCGACCCGGGAGTAAGTGGCATCTATACCGCTTATGCAGCTAAACATTATTTTGATAAGATTCAATATCTGGATATCGTAGACTGTAATGCGGGCAACCATCATAAGGCATTTGCTACGAACTTCAATCCAGAAATCAACATCCGCGAAATTACGCAGAACGGACGCTATTATGAAAATGGCAAATGGGTAACTACCGGTCCGCTGGAAATACATAAATCCCTGACATACCCGAACATTGGTCCCCGTGACTCTTATCTTCTTTATCACGAAGAACTGGAGTCATTGGTGAAACATTACCCGACCATCAAACGTGCACGTTTCTGGATGACTTTCGGACAAGAGTATTTAACTCACTTACGCGTTATCCAAAACATCGGTATGGCACGGATTGACGAGGTTGATTACAACGGAGTGAAGATTGTGCCGCTGCAATTCTTGAAAGCCGTATTGCCTAACCCTCAGGATTTAGGAGCAAACTACGAAGGAGAAACCTCCATCGGTTGTCGCATCCGCGGTTTGAAAGATGGTAAGGAACGTACTTATTATGTATATAACAACTGTAGCCACCAGGAAGCTTACCGTGAAACAGGTATGCAAGGAGTGAGCTACACCACCGGAGTTCCGGCAATGATCGGAGCCATGATGTTCTTCAAAGGTGAATGGAAGCGTCCCGGTGTAAACAACGTAGAAGAATTCAATCCGGATCCGTTTATGGAGCAGCTCAACAAACAAGGTCTTCCTTGGCATGAAGAGTTCGATAAAAATCTGGAATTATAA
- the recA gene encoding recombinase RecA — MAKKDELNFETDNKMASSEKLKALQAAMEKIEKSFGKGSIMKMGDDSVEQVEVIPTGSIALNVALGVGGYPRGRIIEIYGPESSGKTTLAIHAIAEAQKAGGIAAFIDAEHAFDRFYASKLGVNIDDLYISQPDNGEQALEIAEQLIRSSAIDIIVIDSVAALTPKAEIEGDMGDNKVGLQARLMSQALRKLTAAVSKTRTTCIFINQLREKIGVMFGNPETTTGGNALKFYASVRLDIRGSQPIKDGEEILGKLTKVKVVKNKVAPPFRKAEFDIMFGEGISHSGEIIDLGADLGIIKKSGSWYSYNDTKLGQGRDAAKQCIADNPELAEELEGLIFEALKKKE; from the coding sequence ATGGCAAAGAAAGATGAACTTAATTTTGAAACAGATAATAAAATGGCATCAAGCGAAAAACTAAAAGCCTTACAGGCTGCCATGGAAAAGATAGAAAAGAGCTTCGGTAAAGGTTCTATCATGAAAATGGGTGATGATAGTGTTGAACAAGTAGAAGTAATCCCGACAGGCTCTATCGCCTTGAACGTGGCACTTGGCGTTGGAGGTTACCCCAGAGGTAGAATCATCGAAATCTATGGCCCGGAATCATCCGGTAAAACGACATTGGCCATCCACGCCATTGCTGAAGCACAAAAGGCCGGTGGTATCGCAGCTTTCATTGATGCCGAGCACGCTTTCGATCGTTTCTACGCATCCAAACTGGGAGTAAATATTGATGATCTCTATATCTCTCAACCGGACAATGGAGAACAGGCTTTAGAGATAGCAGAGCAACTGATTCGTTCTTCTGCTATCGACATCATCGTTATTGACTCTGTAGCCGCACTGACTCCTAAAGCTGAAATAGAAGGTGACATGGGTGACAATAAGGTAGGTCTTCAGGCACGTTTGATGTCGCAGGCACTTCGTAAGTTGACAGCTGCAGTGAGCAAGACACGTACGACTTGTATTTTCATTAACCAGTTGCGTGAAAAGATCGGTGTTATGTTCGGTAACCCGGAAACGACGACCGGTGGTAATGCTTTGAAGTTCTATGCTTCCGTACGTTTGGATATCCGTGGTAGCCAACCCATCAAAGATGGTGAAGAGATTCTTGGTAAACTGACCAAAGTGAAAGTGGTGAAGAACAAAGTAGCACCTCCTTTCCGTAAAGCAGAATTCGATATCATGTTCGGTGAAGGTATCTCCCACTCCGGAGAGATCATCGACCTGGGTGCCGACTTGGGAATCATCAAGAAGAGTGGTTCATGGTATAGCTACAACGACACCAAGCTAGGACAAGGACGCGATGCTGCCAAACAATGTATCGCAGATAACCCTGAACTTGCAGAAGAACTGGAAGGTCTGATTTTCGAAGCATTGAAGAAAAAAGAATAA